A genome region from Hemitrygon akajei chromosome 14, sHemAka1.3, whole genome shotgun sequence includes the following:
- the rergla gene encoding ras-related and estrogen-regulated growth inhibitor-like protein encodes MNEIKIAVLGTEGVGKSALIVRFLTRRFIGEYASSSECIYKKRLSIDGRQINLEIFDPCSQNLENKSSLIDQVNWADGFIVVYDIGDRSSFVSAKTLIQQLREVNNEICKRDVTSVIFLVANKQDLCHMREVREEEGLLLAAENKCHFCELSVAEDHQEVGTMFSKAIRNASGNRRRRPSGSKSMAKLINNVFGKRRKSV; translated from the exons ATGAATGAAATCAAAATTGCTGTGTTGGGAACCGAAGGAGTTGGGAAATCCG CTCTGATTGTGCGCTTTCTGACCAGGCGCTTTATTGGCGAGTACGCGTCCAGTTCGG AGTGCATTTACAAAAAACGCTTATCTATAGACGGCCGACAAATTAACTTAGAAATATTTGATCCATGTTCTCAA AATTTGGAGAATAAGTCATCACTGATTGATCAAGTGAACTGGGCTGATGGGTTTATTGTGGTGTATGATATCGGTGATCGATCCTCCTTTGTCTCAGCAAAGACTCTCATTCAGCAACTACGTGAAGTGAATAATGAGATCTGCAAAAG GGATGTTACATCAGTGATATTTTTAGTTGCCAACAAGCAGGACTTGTGCCACATGAGAGAAGTGAGAGAGGAGGAGGGGCTGCTCCTAGCTGCAGAGAACAAATGCCACTTTTGTGAACTGTCAGTGGCTGAAGATCACCAGGAGGTAGGAACAATGTTTTCAAAGGCCATCAGGAATGCAAGTGGAAATCGTAGGAGGCGACCCAGCGGTTCAAAGTCAATGGCTAAATTAATTAACAACGTGTTTGGTAAAAGAAGAAAATCTGTGTAA